The Cytophagia bacterium CHB2 genome segment TCAAGCGCAGGAGGTTTATGCGCATTTGCCCAAGCTGCAGGAAAATCGCGCCACCCAGGCCATGCAACAGCAGCTCCGCCGCGTTTATCCGCTGGCGAAAGAACTCTCGGCTTCCGCCAAATGCCAGCAAGGCATGTTGCATTTGCAGAAATTGTTCTGCCGGCCGTTGCGCTGCGAGGAGTGTTTAGGGCTGCAACCCGGCATTCCTGCGTCTTCGTGAAAGACATGCGACGATCAAGAGCCGCGCGCCTCTTTCCTATTCAATGACCCTGCCTTTCTCATATGCGCCCAGCACGCGCACGAATGCCGTAATCTCGCCGAGATGTTCCAATGCCTTGCGGCAATGATTTTGGCTGGGCGTGCCCTCGAAATCAAGATAAAAAATATACTGCCACGGGCTGCCGTGCTGCGGGCGCGATTCGATTTTCAATAAATTGATGTCGCGCAGGGCAAACACGGCCAATGTTTTGAATAAAGCTCCCGGAATATGTTGCGTTGAAAAAACAATGGAGGTTTTGCCTTCGGTCACCGAGGCTGCGTCTTTTTTTAAAATTAAAAAGCGCGTGTAATTTTGGTGATTGCTTTCGACATTGCTATGCAAGATGGTCAACCCGTAATGCCCGGCGGCTTGTGCGCTGGCAATCGCAGCCGCCTCACGCCACCCGTTTTTGACAATCAGCTTGGCGCTGCCGGCTGTGTCATACGCCGGAATGGTTTCAAGTTCGCTGCGCTGATGCAGAAATTCGCGGCATTGTTCCAGCGCCTGCGGATGCGAATACACGCGCTGGACTTGCTCCCAGCTCACGCCCGGCAATGCCATGACATGATGGCTGATGCGCAAAATCACCTCGCCGGTAATGTGCAGATGATGTTGCAGCAGCAAATCATAGTTTTGATGCACGCTGCCCGCCAGCGAATTCTCGATTGGAATCACGGCTGCCTGCGCGCGCGCCTCCGCCGCCGCAACAAATGCTTCATGAAACGTCCGGCACGGCAACACCTGGCAGCCGTTGCCAAAAAAAGCGCGCGCGGCTTGCTCGCTATAGGCGCCGGTTTCGCCTTGAAATGCAATAAGGTTCAAATGGAATTTCCTGTTCTGCGGTGATCGTTTGTGTTTAGCCTGTCGCTTTGTAGCGGCACAAGTCTTAACCGGTGGGGAAGATAGAAATTCGCGCGAGAATGTCAAATTCTGTGCGGCTCCGGTGAGTGAGAGCCGTTCCATTGAAATGTCCTCACGTATTCAGCGCAGTATCCGAATCG includes the following:
- the pheA gene encoding prephenate dehydratase encodes the protein MERLSLTGAAQNLTFSREFLSSPPVKTCAATKRQAKHKRSPQNRKFHLNLIAFQGETGAYSEQAARAFFGNGCQVLPCRTFHEAFVAAAEARAQAAVIPIENSLAGSVHQNYDLLLQHHLHITGEVILRISHHVMALPGVSWEQVQRVYSHPQALEQCREFLHQRSELETIPAYDTAGSAKLIVKNGWREAAAIASAQAAGHYGLTILHSNVESNHQNYTRFLILKKDAASVTEGKTSIVFSTQHIPGALFKTLAVFALRDINLLKIESRPQHGSPWQYIFYLDFEGTPSQNHCRKALEHLGEITAFVRVLGAYEKGRVIE